A window from Drosophila nasuta strain 15112-1781.00 chromosome 3, ASM2355853v1, whole genome shotgun sequence encodes these proteins:
- the LOC132790404 gene encoding uncharacterized protein LOC132790404 isoform X2 produces MHVEKKSELRNLLKSGDKRCKLVEPRNAKSCVWRFFNLVSCDDRIEPYACCKTCGDLLSYSGKTGTGSLLRHRCLHTTNEKTSRIAKAKVVREPLRVAKPKIEAHSSIAGALPQKWEEYEQNEEISEDIKDIIYSEDPLCYSPIQVVEDEMLDTGDKVTVMSSNTRTTTAPVVATVVSATPTNAAKTLKNNLETSIERLTTVSEQLNYIIQQQQEQQTKDDDYYFALSLVPIMRQLSVSRKLYVRSKIHEILYKESEETSPKSE; encoded by the exons ATGCACGTCGAAAAGAAATCGGAATTGAGAAATCTACTCAAATCGGGAGACAAGCGCTGTAAACTAGTTGAGCCACGAAATGCTAAGAGTTGTGTTTGGCGTTTCTTCAACTTGGTGTCTTGTGATGATCGAATAGAGCCATATGCCTGCTGTAAAACCTGTGGCGATCTATTATCCTATAGCGGTAAAACTGGAACTGGGAGTCTTTTGCGCCATCGATGCTTACACACGACTAACG aGAAAACATCTCGCATTGCAAAGGCGAAAGTTGTTCGAGAGCCTCTACGTGTTGCAAAACCAAAGATCGAAGCGCATTCGAGTATAGCTGGTGCATTGCCTCAGAAGTGGGAGGAATACGAGCAGAACGAGGAAATTAGCGAAGATATCAAGGACATCATCTATAGCGAAGATCCATTGTGCTACAGTCCCATACAAGTGGTCGAAGATGAGATGCTCGATACTGGCGACAAAGTCACTGTGATGAGCAGCAAcaccagaacaacaacagctccCGTTGTTGCCACCGTCGTATCAGCAACCCCTACGAATGCGGCAAAGACATTGAAGAACAATCTGGAAACATCGATTGAACGTCTGACCACGGTGAGCGAGCAGTTGAACTACATCattcagcagcaacaggagcagcagaCCAAGGACgatgattattattttgcattaagcCTTGTACCCATTATGCGACAGCTGTCGGTTAGTCGCAAACTTTATGTGCGCTCAAAGATTCACGAAATTCTGTACAAAGAGAGCGAGGAGACTTCCCCCAAATCTGAATAA
- the LOC132790404 gene encoding uncharacterized protein LOC132790404 isoform X1 → MPKGRVSSVWQHYDINEECENFAVCRYCGNNISRGGMASNLKGNNTTNLWTHLRHKHSDEVLVNPVQQRTISRPSTITIKKEKTSRIAKAKVVREPLRVAKPKIEAHSSIAGALPQKWEEYEQNEEISEDIKDIIYSEDPLCYSPIQVVEDEMLDTGDKVTVMSSNTRTTTAPVVATVVSATPTNAAKTLKNNLETSIERLTTVSEQLNYIIQQQQEQQTKDDDYYFALSLVPIMRQLSVSRKLYVRSKIHEILYKESEETSPKSE, encoded by the exons atGCCCAAAGGACGTGTTAGCAGTGTGTGGCAGCATTACGACATCAATGAAGAATGCGAAAACTTTGCAGTTTGCCGTTACTGCGGCAATAATATATCGCGTGGTGGAATGGCCAGCAATCTAAAGGGCAACAATACCACGAATCTATGGACGCACTTGCGACACAAACATTCTGATGAGGTGCTAGTTAATCCGGTGCAGCAACGCACCATTAGCCGCCCTTCGACCATAACAATAAAGAAAG aGAAAACATCTCGCATTGCAAAGGCGAAAGTTGTTCGAGAGCCTCTACGTGTTGCAAAACCAAAGATCGAAGCGCATTCGAGTATAGCTGGTGCATTGCCTCAGAAGTGGGAGGAATACGAGCAGAACGAGGAAATTAGCGAAGATATCAAGGACATCATCTATAGCGAAGATCCATTGTGCTACAGTCCCATACAAGTGGTCGAAGATGAGATGCTCGATACTGGCGACAAAGTCACTGTGATGAGCAGCAAcaccagaacaacaacagctccCGTTGTTGCCACCGTCGTATCAGCAACCCCTACGAATGCGGCAAAGACATTGAAGAACAATCTGGAAACATCGATTGAACGTCTGACCACGGTGAGCGAGCAGTTGAACTACATCattcagcagcaacaggagcagcagaCCAAGGACgatgattattattttgcattaagcCTTGTACCCATTATGCGACAGCTGTCGGTTAGTCGCAAACTTTATGTGCGCTCAAAGATTCACGAAATTCTGTACAAAGAGAGCGAGGAGACTTCCCCCAAATCTGAATAA